From Arthrobacter sp. FW306-2-2C-D06B, a single genomic window includes:
- the rplX gene encoding 50S ribosomal protein L24, which produces MGAKIKKGDLVQVITGAKQERGGDRGKQGKVLRVFTETNRVLVEGINRVTKHTKVGQSQRGTKTGGIEVVEAPIHVSNVALVDPSTKKPTRVGFRLETVEKDGVSKAVRVRVSKASGKDI; this is translated from the coding sequence ATGGGTGCAAAGATCAAGAAGGGTGACCTGGTTCAGGTCATCACCGGCGCCAAGCAGGAACGCGGCGGCGACCGTGGCAAGCAGGGCAAGGTTCTGCGCGTGTTCACCGAGACCAACCGCGTCCTGGTAGAAGGCATCAACCGCGTCACCAAGCACACCAAGGTCGGTCAGTCGCAGCGCGGCACCAAGACCGGTGGCATCGAGGTCGTTGAGGCCCCGATCCACGTCTCCAACGTTGCTCTTGTTGACCCCTCGACCAAGAAGCCGACCCGCGTTGGTTTCCGTCTCGAGACCGTTGAGAAGGACGGCGTCTCCAAGGCCGTCCGTGTCCGCGTGTCCAAGGCATCCGGGAAGGACATCTAA
- the rplN gene encoding 50S ribosomal protein L14 yields MIQQESRLKVADNTGAKEILTIRVLGGSGRRYAGIGDVIVATVKDAIPGGNVKKGDVVKAVIVRTKKERRRADGSYIKFDENAAVILKNDGDPRGTRIFGPVGRELRDKKFMKIVSLAPEVL; encoded by the coding sequence TTGATTCAGCAGGAGTCGCGACTGAAGGTCGCCGACAACACGGGTGCTAAGGAAATCCTTACCATTCGCGTTCTCGGTGGATCCGGCCGTCGCTACGCAGGCATTGGCGACGTCATTGTCGCAACCGTCAAGGACGCTATCCCGGGCGGCAACGTAAAGAAGGGTGACGTCGTCAAGGCTGTCATCGTTCGTACCAAGAAGGAACGCCGCCGTGCGGATGGTTCCTATATCAAGTTTGACGAGAACGCAGCTGTGATTCTGAAGAACGACGGCGACCCCCGCGGTACCCGTATCTTCGGCCCGGTTGGTCGTGAGCTCCGTGACAAGAAGTTCATGAAGATCGTTTCGTTGGCTCCGGAGGTGCTGTAA